The following nucleotide sequence is from Gordonia jinghuaiqii.
AGGGCACTCGTCGAGTCTCCAGCGCACGGCCTCGTCCGCGGTCAGCAACTTCGCGGCGAGCATCGACGCGTGACCGACCTGCGCGGCGAGCTTACCCACGGTCATGTCGAGTCCGGGATTGGTCCACAGCACGACGCCCGCACCGGGCGCCTCGGTGGCGAGATCACCGGCGACCTCGGTCCCGCCGATCTGCAGCCGAGAGATCCGGCGGTCCAGGTCGCCCACGCGGCCTGGGACGAAGGCCCGCGCCCAGGCGACGCCCTCCTCTGCGGTCACGCCCGGAACCTCCTGCGCCGCAGCCCATTGCGCACCCCGCGCGCGCCGGGCGATCTTGCGGATGCGGGCCCCGCACCACTCGTCCATCGCCGACGCCCACGGTCCGTCGCCGGCGCTGCGGTCGTCGAGGCACAGCAACGCCACCGCCCGCGCGGCGGCCGTCAGCAGGGCGGTGCGGTCGGGAGGGACCGTCTTCTCGATGCGCAACACCATGGCCATCGCCAGGACGTCCGACGGATCGTCGGGGTCCTGGCCGCCACCTACATAGTCGACGAGCCGACGGTGATCGGCCACGATCGCATCGGCACTCACCGATGGACAGGACTCCTCGAGAGACTCCGAGTTCTCGGGGATCTCCGCGGGACCGGACACGTCAGCCGAGCGGGACGCGGCGGTACACACCGTCGGCGGCGTCGGCAGCCTCGATCTCGTCGCGCGAGACCCCGAGGATGAACAACACGGCGTCGAGGAACGGGTGGTTCAGCGTCGCGTCGGCCACTTCCTGCAGCGCGGGCTTGGCGTTGAACGCGATGCCGAGTCCGGCGACGCTGAGCATGTCGATGTCGTTGGCACCGTCGCCCACGGCGACGGTCTGTTCCATCGGCACCCCGACCTGATCGGCGAAGGACCGCAGCGCGTGCGCCTTGCCCATCCGGTCGACGATCTCACCGACCACGCGTCCGGTGAGCTTGCCGTCGACGATCTCCAGGGTGTTGGCACGGACGAAGTCGAGCTCGAGCTCGTGGGCCAGACCGTCGATGACCTGACGGAATCCGCCGGAGACGAGGCCGCAGTGGAACCCGAGACGATGCAGCGTACGGATGGTGGTGCGTGCACCCGGGGTGAGCTGGAGGGACTTGGCGACGTCGTCGAGGACGCTCGCGTCGAGCCCGGCGAGCGCCTTGACGCGTTGGTGGAGCGATTGTGCGAAGTCCAGTTCGCCACGCATCGCCGCCTCGGTCACCGCCGCCACCTCGGCCTCCCGGCCGGCGTGTGCGGCGAGCATCTCGATGACCTCGCCCTGGATCAGGGTCGAGTCGACGTCGAAGACGATGAGCCGTTTGGCGCGTCGGGCGAGACCGCCGCGTTCGACGGCGATGTCGATCGAATTCTTGGCCGCCACCTCGGCGAGACCCTTGCGCAGCGCGGCGTCGGCGGCGACCCC
It contains:
- the serB gene encoding phosphoserine phosphatase SerB produces the protein MSKDATAHTATTVLFTVTGPDRPGVTSVLMGALAGQAVALLDVEQVVIRGQLTLGVLVSATGDPEALQEIVEQAMASIGFDVRVEIGVGAGKSSPSSHAVVILGSPVTASAFSAVAAKLAGQGGNIDSIRGIADYPLTGLELMVSVAGRGGVAADAALRKGLAEVAAKNSIDIAVERGGLARRAKRLIVFDVDSTLIQGEVIEMLAAHAGREAEVAAVTEAAMRGELDFAQSLHQRVKALAGLDASVLDDVAKSLQLTPGARTTIRTLHRLGFHCGLVSGGFRQVIDGLAHELELDFVRANTLEIVDGKLTGRVVGEIVDRMGKAHALRSFADQVGVPMEQTVAVGDGANDIDMLSVAGLGIAFNAKPALQEVADATLNHPFLDAVLFILGVSRDEIEAADAADGVYRRVPLG
- a CDS encoding aminoacyl-tRNA hydrolase, with product MSADAIVADHRRLVDYVGGGQDPDDPSDVLAMAMVLRIEKTVPPDRTALLTAAARAVALLCLDDRSAGDGPWASAMDEWCGARIRKIARRARGAQWAAAQEVPGVTAEEGVAWARAFVPGRVGDLDRRISRLQIGGTEVAGDLATEAPGAGVVLWTNPGLDMTVGKLAAQVGHASMLAAKLLTADEAVRWRLDECPLAVREATPDRWRRLLDADAAGTAVAVRDAGFTEIAPGSVTVIAEVIRKREQERR